The following are from one region of the Ananas comosus cultivar F153 unplaced genomic scaffold, ASM154086v1, whole genome shotgun sequence genome:
- the LOC109705374 gene encoding disease resistance protein RPM1-like, translated as MAEAVISSLVLKIGAALAIETTKSAASLFRTGMLAMKELMKDISDIKDELEIMQAFLRIAERLKEKDESTKIIIKQTRDLAFDIEDIIDEFTYKLSEEQGGVLPTAIKRYGNIKTWHHLSQRLKEIKIKFQNIMERRTRYDMKGMESEAKPRIVVGGSKSCAELAHFVEEDNIVGTDEYRDLLLRWLKDEDEQQRQPMIISVFGMGGLGKTTLVTHVYKIIKATFDACAWITVSQSYETHDLLRQILKEFFREDREKREAPNNIDTMDYRSLVETIRTYLQDKLYVLILDDVWSTDVMDNVKDAFLNSNSKSRIVLTTRIRDVALLANENHMFELKPLEADHSWDLFCKNAFWKSANKICPPPLEQCAKKIVKKCDGLPLAIVSIARLLSFREQTGSEWEKVYKDLAWYLTNNASKLHEKVYDILKLSLDDLPHYLRNCFLYCSSFPENCQIGSFRLIQLWVAEGFIEERAERTMEEVAEDYLNELVHRCLLQVVKRNEFGGVCACRMHDIIRVLALSESKELSFCMVYEHSQKKLQSSKARRLSIICNITNYRPEDESHLRSVLVFKNSMSYDLLKSVLRSSKFLRVLELQGAPIEKLPSEICNLFNLHYLSLRATKIKELPRSIGKLRNLQMLDTYGSEIEKLPKGITELQKLRHLYLPDNMDKSIKAPVGIRRLKDLQSLANISATEEIVRNVKALIELREFGIIGVRTHHCADLWNSITKMNHLSKLCVESEDGEELQQLGTLRLPPPIQELWLLGKLDKTSVPELAMSFGSLTNLTRLTLSRAKLDEDTFPYLQALPALMLLELYKAYDGMMLHFQATSFPKLKELEIAHSPKLSQVEIERGAMASLNELRLYGCPELKELPHGIEYLTTLKNLYIEYPAEELIELLRRGGGGGGGGGEGDHSNDWRTRVRHIPNFTIRF; from the coding sequence GTGACATTAAGGATGAGCTTGAGATCATGCAAGCCTTCCTACGGATAGCAGAAAGACTAAAAGAGAAGGATGAGAGcacaaaaatcattataaaacaAACAAGAGACTTGGCTTTCGACATTGAGGATATTATAGATGAGTTCACGTATAAGCTAAGCGAGGAGCAAGGAGGGGTTCTACCCACAGCAATCAAGAGGTACGGAAATATAAAAACCTGGCATCACCTTAGCCAGAGGCTTAAAGAGATCAAAATTAAGTTCCAAAACATTATGGAGAGAAGGACACGATATGATATGAAAGGAATGGAAAGTGAAGCAAAACCTCGAATAGTTGTTGGCGGTAGCAAGAGCTGTGCAGAATTAGCACATTTTGTCGAGGAAGATAATATCGTTGGTACTGACGAGTATAGGGACTTGTTGCTTAGATGGTTGAAAGATGAGGATGAGCAACAACGACAGCCCATGATAATCTCAGTGTTCGGGATGGGCGGTCTAGGGAAGACAACTCTCGTAACTCACGTGTACAAAATCATCAAAGCTACCTTTGATGCTTGTGCTTGGATTACTGTATCTCAGAGTTACGAGACTCATGATTTGCTTAGACAAATCTTAAAAGAGTTTTTTAGGGAAGATCGTGAGAAAAGAGAAGCACCTAACAACATTGATACCATGGATTATAGAAGCTTGGTTGAGACTATCCGCACTTACTTGCAGGATAAATTGTATGTACTCATTTTGGATGATGTTTGGAGTACTGATGTAATGGACAATGTAAAAGATGCATTTCTGAATAGTAATAGCAAGAGTAGAATAGTTCTCACAACAAGGATTCGCGATGTAGCCCTATTAGCAAACGAGAACCATATGTTTGAACTAAAGCCACTGGAGGCAGATCATTCGTGGGATCTGTTTTGCAAAAATGCATTTTGGAAAAGTGCAAACAAGATTTGCCCGCCACCTTTAGAACAATGTGCTAAAAAAATTGTCAAGAAGTGTGATGGCTTGCCCCTTGCTATCGTATCTATAGCCCGTCTCTTATCATTTCGAGAACAAACCGGTTCTGAATGGGAGAAGGTTTACAAAGATCTTGCGTGGTATCTAACCAACAACGCATCGAAGCTCCATGAAAAAGTATATGACATTTTGAAACTTAGTTTGGACGATCTTCCCCATTACCTTCGAAATTGCTTCTTATATTGTTCTAGCTTTCCGGAAAATTGTCAAATTGGAAGTTTCAGGCTCATACAGCTTTGGGTGGCCGAAGGGTTCATTGAAGAAAGAGCTGAAAGAACGATGGAGGAAGTGGCCGAGGACTACCTTAACGAACTTGTTCATCGCTGCCTACTACAAGTGGTTAAGAGGAATGAATTCGGTGGAGTTTGTGCATGTCGAATGCATGACATCATTCGAGTCCTCGCTCTCTCGGAGTCAAAGGAGTTAAGTTTCTGCATGGTCTACGAGCATTCACAGAAAAAATTGCAGAGTTCCAAAGCACGCCGCTTGTCAATCATATGCAATATAACTAATTATCGTCCTGAAGACGAATCTCATTTGCGTTCAGTACTTGTTTTCAAAAATTCCATGAGCTATGATTTACTGAAGTCGGTCTTAagatcatcaaaatttttacgTGTCTTGGAACTACAAGGAGCACCAATCGAGAAACTACCGAGTGAGATCTGTAACCTATTCAACCTGCATTATCTTAGTTTGAGAGCTACAAAAATTAAGGAGCTTCCAAGATCAATTGGAAAGCTACGAAATCTGCAAATGTTAGATACATATGGAAGTGAAATAGAAAAGCTGCCAAAAGGAATAACAGAGCTTCAAAAGTTGAGACATCTATATTTGCCCGACAATATGGATAAGAGCATCAAGGCACCGGTGGGAATAAGGCGCTTGAAGGACTTGCAGAGTTTGGCAAATATTAGTGCAACTGAGGAGATTGTGCGGAATGTAAAAGCTTTGATAGAGTTGCGGGAATTTGGGATAATAGGCGTAAGAACCCATCACTGTGCAGACTTGTGGAATAGTATCACAAAGATGAACCATCTTAGCAAATTATGTGTCGAAAGTGAAGATGGGGAAGAATTACAGCAGTTGGGCACCCTGCGCCTACCTCCACCAATTCAAGAATTATGGCTGTTGGGTAAATTAGACAAAACCTCAGTCCCTGAGCTTGCCATGTCCTTTGGGTCTCTAACAAACCTAACCAGATTAACACTTTCAAGGGCAAAATTGGATGAAGATACATTTCCTTACCTGCAAGCACTGCCCGCGTTGATGCTTCTTGAACTTTATAAGGCATATGATGGCATGATGTTGCACTTCCAAGCAACATCATTCCCGAAGCTAAAGGAATTGGAAATAGCACATTCCCCGAAGCTCAGTCAGGTGGAAATAGAAAGAGGAGCAATGGCAAGCCTGAATGAGCTTCGGCTATACGGTTGCCCAGAGCTAAAGGAGCTGCCCCACGGCATCGAGTACCTTACCACCCTTAAGAATTTATACATTGAGTATCCAGCAGAGGAACTTATTGAGCTGCttcgacgaggaggaggaggaggaggaggaggaggagaaggcgacCACAGCAATGACTGGCGCACGAGGGTTCGCCACATCCCAAATTTTACTATTCGGTTCTGA